From the Lemur catta isolate mLemCat1 chromosome 1, mLemCat1.pri, whole genome shotgun sequence genome, the window CCTGGTTTGTCTGAGCTTCCTGGGGCTCCTGGGCAGGCGAGGGGGCCCCATTGTGCTTTGCAAGGGCTCCAGGCTTCTCCTGCACAGCACTTCTGGGGCAAGACTTGCTTTTCTGCCTGCTTCTCCGTTAGGGTAGAGCCGTGTCTGGCAGGGGAACACTCCCTGAGCACAGACCTGCTGCCAGGGCTCCGGGGCGCAGCAGCAAGCCCCACAGAGGCCCTCCTGCCCTTCCTATAATCCCCCAATGAAGTGCCGATCACATGGATGGCCAAACCAGGTACAACTCAGTGCCCCAAAGGCCTGGCTTGGGACCAGGGAGCCTGCCCGGGAGATTTACGTCTATCTGGGAGGGGGTGGCGGCACGGGTGCTCACCGTTTGGCTTTCATCTTCCCTTTTGTCAGCTGGCCTGTCTGTCTGGGAGGCTGCTTTTCTCCTAGAcacaggagggaagggagaagataCAGTTAGCTCCTTAAGCTTCTCACACGGCCCCAACTCCGCCGCCTCCACGCAGTTCCCAGCCCTGTGATGGAAACGAAGATGTCTGCTTTTTGTGCAGGAGGTGGCTCGTCCAGGCGCTCGCCTGGTCAGGAGGCACGCCCGGGTGAGTGTCCCGGTTTCTGTGCTCATCTATAACCTGGCATACGAAACTGGTctgagcagggaggctggggttGGGGATGTCCCTATCTCTAGCACGACTGGCGACAGCCACAGcacctgagggagggaggagtcgGCTGCACCTTGTCCAGGCTCCTGGGGGCCTGGGCTTGGCTGAACAGCAGCTGTTCCCAGGACACTGTAGGCGTGGCCACATGGGACAGGGAGGCGCCTCTCGGGGTTGCGGTCTGTCTGTCCCACAGGTCAGGGCTGTGGGAGCCTCTGCTGCAGGCTCGGGGCACGCAGACCCACCAgctgtgggagggaggaagacatTTCTTCTACTACCACAGAAGCCCTCCTATCTTGCAACCGTCACTCCAGCCATGCCTCCCCCAGTCTGGAACCCCACTAAGAACCTGGACTCGCTCAGAAAAGGGAAGACTTTGAATAGCTCCAAGGGATGCCCTATAGTCAGTCCACACTGTCCCCACAGGTACGaacccccttttctttcttttttttttttttcaaactgtccACAGTActtgttaattgtttatttacCCAGAGAAACTACTTCTCAGCCAACACAGGCCTGCCTGGCTAGTCCCTTGGCCCAGGAACCGGGGGGTCATCCTTGACACCAACTTCTTGTCACAGTAAGCCTGATCCATTCTACCTCTGAATTTTACTGCCAATCTTTTTCCTACCGTCACTTCCAACACCTTCCTGCAAGTCACCATCACCTCCTCCTGTACTACACTAGCCTCCTGCCTGGTCTACCCACTGCCACTTCGCCGCACTACCCTCCTGCCCAGCAGCCCGCGTCCGCGAGCCCTCCCACTCCCGCAGGTGTTCCCCAACAGCGCTCCGCACGCGCTCACTTCCCCCCTGTCCTCCCGTGCTGGGAAGGAGACTCTCAGCTGCACGCTCTCGGAGGCGGGAGACTAGCTCTGGGAGAACTGGCATTCAAAGCAGCCGCTCCCTCTGCACCCGCGTGGTCAGCTCCACCCAGCATCCATCACCAAGGCGGATTGCAAAGAGCAGCCGGCGCGAGCTGCTGGCTGTGCACACCGCACGTTTGTTCTCAGTAGGGCCTCGACTCCCCCACCAGCACTGGCgtctccctggctcctggcaaCACCGGCTTTTTCCTGTTCTCAGAGAGAAAGGTGCTTCCTCCAGTTTGGTCTACCCCGTCTACATCAGGCTGTTACCGTCACCTCACTGGTTCTGGGCTTGGGGAAAGCGTTAAGTTTCTTTCCAGAAGCCCCTCTTCAGCTCTCTGAGATGGAGGCCAACAGCCCTGCACAGCAAGGCCCTCTCTTCCAGCCTCACTTTGGGTCCATGTCCAATTCTCCAGGCACAGTGTGTGTCAGCCTTCCAGCTGCTTTGACACTGCTGCTGCCCCTCTGCGGTTCCTCCTGCACCGCCCGCTCTGCCCCTGCCTCGGCCCAGAGAACTGTACTCGCCCTTCTGTGAGGCCCCCCGGCTCTCTCCCTCAGTGAACCGTTCCTACTTTTTGCAGCCAGTCAACCCTGGCATGCCTGGATTTACTACTATATAAAATGCCCTCCTGTTTTGGTGATTTAGGTATGCCCAGGCGCAGGCGAGGCCTGTGCTGGGGCTCCGCCTTGCCACTCCCTGACACTCAGGGCGggttccccaggccctgcctctgtTCTGAGGTGCTGGAGCAGCTGCTGCACTTGGTGGCCCCTGTCTCCTCACTTTATCCTCAGGGCACCATGCACATTTGATGAGATGAATTGGGAACATGCTGTGAAGACCTCGGTACACACAGAGTTCCCACTTGGCTTAGCAGCTGGGAGGGCCAGGAGAACGGAGAAGGGGGGGAGTCTCCAAGGGAGCAGGACTGCTACATGGCTTCCTCTGTTCCCACAGGGGAGGCTGCTCCTGGGCCCTGTGGTGTCCAGGCGAGCCATGACGTTGGTAGCTCTAGGTCAGCACAGTTCGCAGGCcaagcaacatttaaaaataaaatccaagcttTGCATCTCTTTTGAGAAAGATCTGTATGATCTCTTTCTTTCAGCTGGGGGTCAACAAAGAGTCACAGTGACAGGCTGATGGCCTTGGGCAGCTGGAGCCACATCTGCGAGTGTGATGGAGAAGTGGATACCCAGGTCCcaggctcagagcccagcacGACCTGGATGGAACTGTCCTCTGTCCGCCTCTCTGGGCTCCTGCCACTCCACAGTTCCTTCTCCTGCACCCTTCACAGGTTCCCCTGGAGGACCAGGCGCCTTCATCACACACGCACCACAGTGTCCTCTGTCAGCTCTAGCACTGGATCACATCTTGCTTCTGTTGGGATCTTAAGTGCAGAGACTGTTCCTTTCCCTCTGAATTTATCTCTGCTCGGGACAGGGCCAGTACCCGCAGATGCTTCAGCAGATACCTGCTAAACTAAAACgagggagccagggctggagtgcTCCTCTGGCTTGCTGCCTCAGAAGCCCTTCAGAAGGGAAAACTTAAGTAACAGTTGCCCCTGCTTGGTTGAAGCTGGGTGACACAGGATTCTGGGGCCAAGGAAGATTCTTCATGCAGTGCTGAGAGACAGGGGTGTCCCGACAGGCATGCTGAGTTTGGGGAGGTATAAAGACCTACCTTTTGGCCAGCagtttgttcatttcctccatgAGACCGCCTCCGCCGCCCCCACTGCTTGCCCGGTTGGCATCGGACTTTGAGGTCCCGCTGGGACTGGAGCCTCCCGATGCATCTTCTGGCTGAGGGTAAAGGACGCCATGTTTTAGACCCTGGTGCTGACGGCAGGACGAGTAGCAGCAAGGATGTGAGAGGACACAGGGGACCACATGTGTACATGTGACTCCTACAATGGCACTGCTATGAGAGACCTCAGGAGGCATCTAGTTCAGCATCTCCCAATCCCACAGGGGAAAAAACCAGGACCGAGCTGGGACAAGGCCTGGCCAGGCCTGCATGCCATGCTCATGGTCAGTGCCCTTGCCGAGACCAGCCGTGACCTGAGGCAGGGGAGACGACTCTGTGGGAAGGAAACAAGATTTAAGCCAAAGACCTGTTCAGGGGCAATTTTCTTTCAACCACAGCCCCCCTCGGCCTCGCTCCACAGTGTGTGAGGAAGGGTCAGGGCAGACACAGCCGGGTGACTGATTTCCACGAGATGACTTGGTACAGCGGAAAGGCAATGGACTTAGATTCAGGAGACCCAGGGCTTGAGTCCAAACTGCAATTTATAAACTGTGTGATGTGAACGCATTATGTAaactctctgtgtctcagtttcctcacctataaagcGGAGACAGTCTTGCCCTGCTTACGAAGGTCACTGTGGGGACCAACAGCAGTTGTGTATCTAAAGCACCTCGTAATTCACAAAGTGCTGTCCTGTGTGTTTTCTCGTTTAATGACAACTGGCAGAGGGACAGCTAGGCTTGGGGAGGGTAGTGCACACTCAGCATCTTACAGACGAGGGGAGGACACAGGGGAGCTCTGCAGACGGCATGaggacccccagccccagccccaccccatgcCCAGGGATGCTTACCCGCTGGACTCTCCTCAGCTTGGCCCCGGCTAGGGCGGCGGCCAGTCCTGACATGGAGCTCTCGTCGTGGCTGGCCCCCGGGGCTCCTCCggctggcagtgggggtgggggcggtggggtGGCTCCCGTGGGTGGAGGcgggacagggggtgggggtgggggtggaggcccACTACATGAAAGGGGGGCGCTGGCTGCAGAAGAGGGATGCCCCGGTGGGAGGATGGGCCCTGAAATGCAACAGGGGGGCTCAGCCAGCCTCCAGCACCAGCTGGGGCCTGAGCCTGCTGCTCTCACCTCAGGTCCCTGGGGAGAAGGACAGAGGGCAGCCTGCTCCTCAGAGGGACGAGGAGCAGCTCCAGGGttgcttcctccaggaagcccccatGGAATGAACTTGGCCCTGGCACAGTTACTTCCTGCTCTGGTCTCCTTAGCACTCGGGCCCAGGCTGGACCCACAGTCTCATATACTCAGTGATCCTGAGCTCAGCCGACTGCTCTTGCTCCAGTCGTGCTCCGCCAgtgccttttctcttctctgtgccttCTAAGTACCTGGCGCCCCCTCGGCAGGAGTTGTTCTGAGATGCAACTGTGACTGTCCCCTTGGCCTTTGCGGACTGTGGCAGGTAA encodes:
- the LOC123644611 gene encoding uncharacterized protein LOC123644611 yields the protein MSLSLARLATATAPEGGRSRLHLVQAPGGLGLAEQQLFPGHCRRGHMGQGGASRGCGLSVPQVRAVGASAAGSGHADPPAVGGRKTFLLLPQKPSYLATVTPAMPPPVWNPTKNLDSLRKGKTLNSSKGCPIVSPHCPHSQHRPAWLVPWPRNRGVILDTNFLSHRASTPPPALASPWLLATPAFSCSQRESWGSTKSHSDRLMALGSWSHICECDGEVDTQVPGSEPSTTWMELSSVRLSGLLPLHSSFSCTLHRFPWRTRRLHHTRTTVSSVSSSTGSHLASVGILSAETVPFPLNLSLLGTGPVPADASADTC